From one Halothece sp. PCC 7418 genomic stretch:
- a CDS encoding cation:proton antiporter, with protein MWLTLIESPLFTFTILLLVVLIVPPIFERFKLPGLVGLIVAGIALGSDGLDFLDSASETMKLLSDVGKIYLMFVAGLEIDLNEFRKAKGKALGFGITTFLVPLFIGILVSSLFGYGITAAVLMGSLMSSHTLLGYPIVTRLGIERNPAIVATIGATIFTDIASLLLLAICLSIHQGDFSVTSLIIQLIALGIYAVLILFGLDWAGKFYFRRTGDDESNQFLFILLAVFLTAVGAQLIQVDKIVGAFLAGLAVNDVVGRSQVEEKITFVGSTLFIPFFFVDMGLLLDLSSLKETLTGNLALTALLVGGLFFSKGLAAAIAQWIYGYTRTEGLIMWSLSLPQVAATLAAALAGLNQGLLDRSLFNAVIMLMLVTAMVGPILTQRFGRQLQSPRRQQQLSSLTIPETFVTYPPSRVLVSLANPNTKTYLVETAALLARQGEGKVISLAVVIDGMATTKDIDQAQFLLEQTQELSDPFQVSIQPVLRLDDNIAQGITRTAREHGVTWIVMGWSPTTLRERLLGKTIDHVFWTAHCPVVVMNLHKDPTEIKRILVPIENLSPPSWRTIEFAQLIAQTNQAQVTLLHIGLWGESKEDMEAFEAGLREWLLWHQFPLPIQIQTMLHDHVPKAIVQVAQDYDLTVLRALRRQTAGGLAVSDITTEIVANLDGSLVLVAEPLYT; from the coding sequence ATGTGGTTAACCCTAATTGAAAGCCCCTTATTTACCTTCACAATTTTATTACTGGTAGTTCTGATTGTCCCGCCCATTTTTGAGCGTTTTAAACTCCCTGGATTAGTGGGATTAATTGTTGCTGGAATTGCTTTAGGGTCTGACGGCTTAGACTTTTTGGACTCAGCATCAGAAACCATGAAACTGCTTTCTGATGTGGGAAAAATTTATCTCATGTTTGTAGCAGGATTAGAAATTGATCTCAATGAATTTCGCAAAGCAAAAGGAAAAGCCTTAGGGTTTGGAATCACAACATTTCTTGTTCCCCTTTTCATCGGAATCTTAGTCAGTTCTTTATTTGGATATGGGATAACGGCTGCCGTTTTAATGGGATCTTTAATGTCTTCTCATACCTTGTTAGGCTATCCGATTGTCACCCGACTCGGGATTGAACGTAATCCAGCCATAGTAGCAACAATTGGTGCAACCATTTTTACTGATATTGCCTCTCTTCTGTTGTTGGCTATTTGTTTATCAATTCATCAAGGGGATTTTTCGGTAACAAGTTTAATCATTCAATTAATTGCCTTAGGAATTTATGCCGTCTTAATTTTATTCGGTTTAGATTGGGCAGGAAAATTTTATTTTCGACGAACAGGAGATGATGAAAGCAATCAGTTTTTATTTATTTTATTAGCCGTCTTCTTAACCGCAGTGGGCGCGCAATTAATCCAAGTCGATAAAATTGTTGGGGCATTTTTAGCAGGGTTAGCCGTTAATGATGTCGTAGGACGGAGCCAAGTCGAAGAAAAGATTACCTTTGTGGGCAGTACCCTTTTTATTCCCTTCTTTTTTGTTGATATGGGATTACTCCTTGATTTATCCAGCTTAAAAGAAACATTAACAGGAAATTTAGCTTTAACTGCGCTGTTAGTCGGAGGATTATTCTTCAGTAAAGGCTTAGCTGCCGCGATCGCGCAATGGATTTATGGTTATACCCGTACCGAAGGCTTAATCATGTGGTCTTTGTCCTTACCGCAAGTTGCTGCAACCCTCGCTGCAGCCCTAGCAGGTCTCAATCAGGGCTTACTGGATCGTTCATTATTCAATGCGGTAATTATGTTGATGCTTGTAACTGCCATGGTGGGACCGATTCTGACGCAGCGGTTCGGTCGTCAGCTACAATCCCCACGTCGTCAGCAACAATTAAGCTCACTGACCATCCCAGAAACGTTTGTCACCTATCCCCCCTCTCGGGTCTTGGTTTCTCTCGCTAACCCCAACACCAAAACGTATTTAGTGGAAACGGCAGCTTTACTAGCTCGCCAAGGAGAAGGAAAAGTAATTTCCTTAGCCGTCGTCATCGACGGTATGGCAACAACCAAGGACATCGATCAAGCCCAATTTTTATTAGAACAAACCCAAGAACTGAGCGACCCGTTTCAGGTTTCCATCCAGCCTGTACTCCGTTTAGATGACAATATTGCCCAAGGCATTACTCGCACCGCACGGGAACACGGGGTGACTTGGATTGTTATGGGCTGGAGTCCGACCACACTTCGAGAACGTCTCTTAGGTAAAACCATTGATCATGTCTTTTGGACAGCCCACTGTCCCGTTGTTGTGATGAATCTCCATAAAGATCCAACCGAAATTAAACGCATTTTAGTCCCTATAGAAAATCTCAGTCCTCCCAGTTGGCGAACCATTGAGTTTGCTCAATTAATCGCGCAAACGAATCAAGCCCAAGTTACTCTCCTTCACATTGGGCTTTGGGGAGAATCGAAAGAGGATATGGAAGCCTTTGAAGCGGGCTTAAGGGAATGGTTGCTGTGGCATCAGTTTCCGCTTCCGATTCAGATCCAAACGATGCTTCACGATCATGTTCCCAAAGCGATTGTTCAAGTTGCCCAAGATTATGATTTAACCGTCTTACGGGCATTACGCCGACAAACCGCAGGTGGACTAGCCGTTAGCGATATTACCACAGAAATTGTTGCCAATTTAGACGGATCATTGGTTTTAGTCGCCGAACCGCTCTATACTTAG
- a CDS encoding amidohydrolase family protein, which produces MYNGLLVIDADAHKLENPLILRDYLEPEYRDRVGLVVDSLGDQRARIVDYNPQTKTNDFVRMFPQPQGLGKGGFRNLHPDTTLGAMFNKVRIQHMDEEGIDVHVIYGTLNLIFSSILDKDLAVALCKAYNNYMADDCKGYDNRLQPIGVIPLQDVDEAVKEMYRCVNELGMISVAVAPNLPIPHPKAPDAFPDIRTAKSVSHPDFRPILQAAVDLDIGLGIHGGPGSYMVGGLADHTETFVLTHIFVQRNQQQLALARMVFDGAFEQFPDLRVGFLEGGCGWVPDLAHAFHEHWEKRIRDFDPKHPYRPSLMDFTKLMVQEYGGQNNVNIISQARNLFDLLWNKQHDPTQIEDESLYEHYDLRHRDPLDYFERGQIFTSFESDDPGPAYLPQAMGEIGKHITCFSGDYGHWDGVLRNCVSDAAKVADYDRDHLALLLGGNALDLYGQRLRNVLPENLAVAATPTS; this is translated from the coding sequence ATGTATAACGGCTTATTAGTCATTGATGCGGATGCCCATAAATTAGAAAATCCGCTCATTTTACGAGATTATCTAGAACCCGAATATCGCGATCGCGTGGGATTAGTGGTTGACAGCTTAGGAGACCAACGCGCCAGAATCGTTGATTACAACCCCCAGACCAAAACCAATGATTTTGTTCGGATGTTCCCGCAACCGCAAGGGTTAGGAAAAGGCGGTTTCCGCAACTTACACCCTGATACTACTTTAGGGGCAATGTTCAACAAAGTGCGGATTCAGCACATGGACGAAGAAGGGATTGATGTCCATGTCATCTATGGAACATTAAACCTGATCTTTTCTAGCATTTTAGATAAAGATCTTGCTGTTGCCCTGTGTAAAGCCTACAACAACTACATGGCAGATGATTGTAAAGGCTATGACAATCGTTTGCAACCGATTGGTGTCATTCCCCTGCAAGATGTGGATGAAGCAGTAAAAGAGATGTATCGCTGCGTCAATGAACTAGGGATGATTTCCGTGGCGGTTGCGCCAAACCTTCCCATTCCTCATCCGAAAGCCCCAGATGCGTTCCCAGATATCCGTACCGCAAAATCGGTTTCTCACCCTGATTTCCGTCCCATTCTGCAAGCTGCTGTCGATCTCGATATTGGCTTAGGGATTCATGGTGGACCTGGATCTTATATGGTGGGTGGTTTAGCAGACCATACCGAAACCTTTGTTCTCACTCATATTTTTGTCCAACGAAACCAGCAACAACTCGCCTTAGCCCGGATGGTCTTTGATGGCGCGTTTGAACAATTCCCTGATCTCCGTGTGGGCTTCCTGGAAGGGGGATGTGGTTGGGTTCCTGATCTCGCCCATGCTTTCCATGAACATTGGGAAAAACGGATTCGCGATTTCGATCCCAAACATCCTTATCGTCCTTCCTTAATGGACTTCACTAAGTTAATGGTGCAAGAATACGGCGGACAAAATAACGTCAATATTATCTCGCAGGCGCGGAACTTATTTGATCTGTTGTGGAATAAACAACATGATCCCACACAAATTGAAGATGAAAGTCTTTATGAACACTACGATTTACGCCACCGCGATCCCTTAGACTATTTTGAACGAGGACAAATCTTTACCTCGTTTGAATCAGACGATCCCGGTCCTGCTTATCTTCCCCAAGCCATGGGTGAAATTGGAAAACATATTACCTGTTTCTCGGGCGACTATGGTCATTGGGATGGGGTTTTAAGAAACTGTGTGTCTGATGCAGCAAAGGTTGCGGATTACGATCGCGATCATCTTGCCCTTTTATTAGGCGGAAATGCTTTAGATCTCTACGGTCAACGGTTACGGAATGTTCTCCCTGAAAACCTTGCGGTTGCTGCCACTCCCACTAGTTAA
- a CDS encoding DUF6920 family protein — protein sequence MNQIVSLQQLWETAPLSEENFRWENYTALPEIAQCYLKHAIAPEIPLASAVHLTMHGEIKLKNWLPFTAEQVIAFPLGFIWKATMKGIPIRGFDQLVQGEGKMQWKLLGLLPVMEASGEDIARSAIGRMLGECMWLPSVLCRSDVTWKSLNASQVIAHLKFQAETIPLTLSVNTEGQLETIQFPRWGNPDEQGYRNIPFGGMIEAEQTFAGYTIPTRIRGGWFFDGETFQQDGEFFRATIDQAIFR from the coding sequence ATGAATCAAATCGTATCGCTTCAACAATTATGGGAAACTGCTCCTCTTTCAGAAGAAAACTTCCGATGGGAAAATTATACTGCTTTGCCAGAAATCGCGCAATGTTATCTGAAACACGCAATAGCGCCAGAAATTCCTCTTGCTTCTGCGGTTCACCTGACCATGCACGGAGAAATTAAACTCAAAAATTGGCTTCCTTTTACTGCCGAACAAGTGATTGCGTTTCCGTTGGGGTTCATTTGGAAAGCAACGATGAAAGGGATTCCCATTCGGGGATTTGACCAACTGGTGCAGGGTGAAGGAAAAATGCAGTGGAAACTTCTCGGACTATTACCAGTTATGGAAGCATCAGGAGAGGATATTGCGCGATCGGCAATCGGTCGGATGTTGGGAGAGTGTATGTGGCTACCTTCTGTTTTGTGTCGGTCTGATGTAACTTGGAAAAGCCTCAATGCGTCGCAAGTGATCGCGCATTTGAAATTCCAAGCAGAAACGATTCCTCTTACCCTGAGTGTGAATACAGAAGGACAATTAGAAACCATCCAATTTCCACGGTGGGGAAACCCTGATGAACAAGGATATCGCAATATTCCGTTTGGGGGAATGATTGAAGCCGAACAAACTTTTGCTGGATATACAATTCCCACTCGTATCCGTGGCGGGTGGTTCTTTGATGGAGAAACCTTTCAACAGGATGGCGAGTTTTTCCGCGCGACGATTGATCAAGCAATTTTTCGCTAA
- a CDS encoding Mpo1-like protein, with the protein MTLSYFQEAKAHFIASHQNPINQALHHIVNILVFVGIGYLFIDWRLSLVCGVLTQVLAIGGHTFFEKNEPAFKKYPGIVILASMSWSFENWFGLRQLFQATKQQSN; encoded by the coding sequence GTGACGTTGAGTTACTTCCAAGAGGCAAAAGCACACTTCATTGCAAGTCATCAAAACCCAATTAATCAGGCTTTACACCACATCGTTAATATTCTCGTCTTTGTGGGGATTGGTTATTTGTTCATCGACTGGCGACTCAGTCTCGTTTGTGGTGTCTTAACCCAAGTTTTAGCCATTGGTGGACATACCTTTTTCGAGAAAAATGAACCAGCATTTAAAAAATATCCTGGAATTGTCATTCTAGCTTCGATGTCTTGGTCATTTGAAAACTGGTTTGGTTTACGTCAGTTATTCCAAGCCACAAAACAACAATCCAATTAA
- a CDS encoding tubulin-like doman-containing protein, which produces MQTKERNLQGVKRTICIGLGGTGKNVLMQLRRLIIDRYGDLNELPIVSFVHIDTDKSAAQSSGLRTGNTYHGVSLSFKDSEKVSATMNSKEVTNFVQGLEQRNQSDRPSPYDHIGRWFPPQLLKNIKAVEDGAKGIRPVGRLAFFHNYLNIKKAIETAEKRTRGHEAKLLQKGLYLEPGLHIFVIGSLCGGTGSGMILDTAYSLRQNYGDQGAQLFGYLVISPTLYGNNPSQNANTYAALKELNHYSTPGSQFQAVYDPQNLVWVEEKRAPFDYTYLVSSETGGEYSILEQRKLCNVIARKIGLEFSSELAPVMTGMRDNFLGHLISWDQHPRHNMQGYLTFGLAAIYFPRDRIVQIALNRISLNLLEFWLNGEGQSPDINNLLEQFIMGANWHENVNKKDYFTARLREESRAGKYSFADRFKTWRNKLEKAIHDNAKKQDDRAALYQQLPREFKQEFRKVQPGETESVRGEWITRVKQAQPKLIETLQTDIDRFLISLLTPSNPNFSLRVSREWLQALLTELNSYQQNLEEQIRQSKQFSTADEVEKVWENAKEEIDEIEQKFKLFGNKTSKIQEEARSALQKVSKLIRENFELALNQEALKIVKALQEYVQARSHEVSSLARTVDSLRGDYQQEESELKQLNFDEMSGEAIFNDEDIQQCCEILLPSGEMRDRLVSVTDKITENLGEEPCLMNLIEQDYFDEQSLQRFIYQAVDGLFGRRSLTVVNSVIKRFLQNYRGSERSIRLNQILQQAQPLLKLNKADPHYVDDSAKSAKIIGFKDADEIEVQQFKDILYNDLAIPDSQIKPTQAEDEIVLVSEYAGFPLRLIEGLDQMRKHYVKANSSTKEFLHNDAQMTFTDIIPPDANTLQDLQDIFYPALALQLLSENIETENLEFTYYDQMRGYEKAASLSPIWEQALETLYRQTDMTNTLRNLLEETIASIKKQPSQWEQNYRPKFQQFVQFVDHLPDTNPNYPYRDTLIGVEGTLETPFQEGVLERFRKRIEREIQTSLVSQNTSRVIEGDKASSSVDETEAVEDAEIIEENQGLDPLERLVNMKERGLLDEEEFKAAKRKLLGL; this is translated from the coding sequence ATGCAAACAAAAGAAAGAAACTTACAAGGCGTTAAACGAACCATCTGTATTGGTTTGGGCGGAACTGGAAAGAATGTTTTAATGCAATTACGGCGGTTAATTATTGACCGTTATGGCGATTTAAATGAACTTCCTATTGTTAGTTTTGTTCATATTGACACCGATAAAAGTGCAGCCCAAAGTTCAGGGTTACGCACGGGGAATACTTATCATGGCGTTTCCTTAAGTTTTAAGGATTCAGAAAAAGTTTCTGCAACCATGAATAGTAAAGAAGTCACTAATTTTGTCCAAGGATTAGAACAAAGAAATCAATCCGATCGTCCCAGTCCTTATGATCATATTGGTCGTTGGTTTCCCCCACAACTGCTGAAAAATATTAAAGCCGTGGAAGATGGCGCAAAAGGGATTCGTCCTGTGGGAAGATTAGCTTTTTTCCATAACTATTTAAACATCAAAAAAGCCATAGAAACCGCCGAAAAACGGACGAGAGGACATGAAGCAAAATTATTACAAAAAGGACTTTATTTAGAACCAGGATTACATATTTTTGTCATTGGGTCTTTATGTGGGGGAACTGGTAGCGGAATGATTTTAGATACCGCTTATAGTTTGCGTCAAAATTACGGCGATCAAGGGGCGCAACTCTTTGGCTATTTAGTAATTAGTCCCACCTTATATGGAAATAACCCCAGTCAGAATGCGAATACTTATGCAGCCTTAAAAGAATTAAATCATTACAGCACACCAGGAAGTCAATTTCAAGCGGTTTATGATCCACAGAACTTAGTTTGGGTTGAAGAAAAACGTGCGCCTTTTGATTATACTTATTTGGTTTCTAGTGAAACAGGTGGCGAATATTCTATTTTAGAACAACGTAAATTATGTAACGTTATTGCTCGTAAGATTGGTTTAGAATTCTCTAGTGAATTAGCCCCAGTGATGACTGGAATGCGAGATAATTTCTTGGGTCATCTCATTAGTTGGGATCAGCATCCTCGTCATAATATGCAAGGGTATTTGACGTTTGGTTTAGCAGCAATTTATTTTCCGCGCGATCGGATTGTGCAAATTGCTTTAAATCGAATTAGTTTAAATCTACTTGAGTTTTGGTTAAATGGAGAAGGACAAAGCCCTGATATCAATAATTTATTAGAACAGTTTATTATGGGGGCGAATTGGCATGAAAATGTTAATAAAAAGGATTACTTTACCGCCCGTTTACGAGAAGAAAGCCGAGCGGGAAAATATAGTTTTGCAGATCGCTTTAAAACTTGGCGCAATAAGTTAGAAAAAGCGATTCATGATAATGCGAAAAAACAAGACGATCGCGCTGCGTTATATCAGCAACTCCCCAGAGAGTTTAAACAAGAGTTTCGGAAAGTCCAACCAGGAGAAACCGAAAGCGTCAGAGGAGAATGGATCACTCGTGTGAAACAAGCACAACCAAAACTGATCGAAACCTTACAGACAGATATTGATCGATTTTTAATCAGTTTGCTAACCCCGAGTAATCCTAACTTTTCTTTGCGGGTGAGTCGAGAATGGTTACAAGCCTTACTGACAGAATTAAACAGTTATCAACAGAATTTAGAAGAACAGATCCGACAGTCTAAACAGTTTTCCACTGCGGATGAAGTGGAGAAAGTGTGGGAGAATGCGAAAGAAGAAATCGACGAAATTGAACAGAAGTTTAAGCTATTTGGGAATAAAACCAGTAAAATTCAAGAGGAAGCCAGAAGCGCGTTACAGAAAGTGAGTAAATTAATTCGCGAAAACTTTGAACTGGCTTTAAATCAGGAAGCATTGAAAATTGTTAAAGCCTTACAAGAGTATGTTCAAGCGCGATCGCACGAGGTTTCTAGTTTAGCGCGAACCGTTGACAGTTTAAGAGGAGACTATCAACAAGAAGAATCAGAATTAAAACAACTGAACTTTGATGAAATGAGTGGAGAGGCTATCTTTAATGATGAAGATATTCAACAGTGTTGTGAGATCTTATTACCATCGGGAGAGATGCGCGATCGGTTAGTGTCAGTAACCGATAAAATTACAGAGAACTTAGGAGAAGAACCTTGTTTGATGAACTTAATCGAACAAGATTATTTCGACGAACAAAGTTTACAAAGATTCATTTATCAAGCCGTTGATGGATTATTTGGTCGCCGTAGTTTAACCGTCGTTAACTCAGTGATTAAACGTTTTTTACAAAACTATCGCGGTTCAGAACGTTCTATTCGCCTCAATCAAATCTTACAACAAGCGCAACCCTTATTAAAACTGAATAAAGCTGATCCCCATTACGTTGATGACTCCGCCAAAAGTGCAAAAATTATCGGTTTCAAAGATGCTGACGAAATTGAAGTTCAACAATTCAAAGATATTCTCTACAACGATTTAGCAATTCCAGACTCACAGATTAAACCCACTCAAGCCGAAGATGAGATTGTCCTTGTTAGTGAATATGCAGGGTTTCCCTTACGATTAATTGAAGGGTTAGACCAAATGAGGAAACATTATGTAAAAGCGAATTCCTCGACAAAAGAGTTTCTTCATAATGACGCACAAATGACCTTCACCGATATCATTCCTCCTGATGCGAACACCTTACAAGACTTACAAGATATTTTCTATCCAGCCTTAGCCTTACAACTGCTATCTGAAAACATCGAAACAGAAAACTTAGAATTTACTTATTATGATCAAATGCGAGGGTATGAAAAAGCAGCTTCTCTGAGTCCAATTTGGGAACAAGCCTTAGAAACCCTTTATCGTCAAACTGACATGACAAATACTCTGAGAAACCTTTTAGAAGAAACCATTGCGAGTATAAAAAAACAGCCATCACAATGGGAACAAAATTATCGTCCCAAGTTTCAGCAGTTTGTTCAATTTGTCGATCATCTTCCCGATACCAACCCCAATTATCCCTATCGTGACACTTTAATCGGAGTTGAAGGAACACTAGAAACTCCCTTTCAAGAAGGAGTTTTAGAACGATTTCGCAAACGGATAGAAAGAGAAATCCAAACCTCTCTTGTGTCTCAAAATACCTCACGAGTTATTGAAGGAGATAAAGCATCCTCATCCGTTGATGAAACAGAAGCAGTAGAAGACGCAGAAATCATTGAGGAAAATCAAGGATTAGATCCCTTAGAAAGGTTAGTTAACATGAAAGAAAGAGGTCTTCTTGACGAAGAAGAATTTAAAGCAGCCAAACGAAAACTCTTAGGACTTTAG
- a CDS encoding vWA domain-containing protein, protein MANCSSVVTPSSQSLHPLQSFALQLTAWGKGRDVVFAVDVTRSVRLNNQGRLRIEQIIRDSLQRGDTAYIVPFASDVQLTDSIAITTKDDIQKLLNQLPLQTDLNQRNTDIQKAELFVYQFLAQNNHCRLIENQGIREQAVVWLTDAPLATKTGQDWIETPAESPFLEANSNQSQLRKQWLEVLPLRARSRTIPTENNEQYQLTIVDIKPTVQEFCTPAPSGKETCFVNRYLLQQLWLPTTGLTLIILFGLGLLGLWYSWQKPWSLKIEIDGEEDDESAIKTLKSNQRLAIGDYDSAAVDYIECSGEEVRGYIERKRNKLYLIPTQNLPLFYQDQAVKRRIEITKKRFRLNCPQDQGKDFEFMIKVEK, encoded by the coding sequence GTGGCGAATTGTTCTTCTGTTGTTACTCCGAGTTCTCAATCTCTACATCCCTTACAATCGTTTGCTTTACAATTAACGGCTTGGGGAAAGGGGAGAGATGTTGTTTTTGCAGTTGATGTCACTCGTAGTGTTCGGCTGAATAATCAGGGAAGATTACGAATTGAACAAATTATTCGGGATAGCTTACAAAGAGGAGATACGGCTTATATTGTTCCGTTTGCGAGTGATGTTCAACTCACTGACTCTATTGCAATTACAACTAAAGATGACATTCAAAAATTATTAAATCAGCTACCGTTACAAACGGATTTGAATCAGCGCAACACAGATATTCAAAAAGCAGAGTTATTTGTTTATCAGTTTTTAGCCCAAAATAATCACTGTCGGTTAATTGAAAACCAAGGAATTCGAGAACAAGCAGTTGTGTGGTTAACGGATGCACCCTTAGCCACAAAAACAGGACAAGATTGGATTGAAACCCCTGCAGAGAGTCCTTTTTTAGAAGCTAATTCTAATCAGAGTCAGTTACGAAAGCAATGGTTAGAAGTGTTACCGTTACGAGCGCGATCGCGCACGATTCCTACTGAAAATAATGAACAATATCAATTAACAATTGTTGATATTAAACCCACTGTTCAAGAATTTTGTACACCCGCCCCCAGTGGAAAAGAAACCTGTTTTGTTAACCGTTATTTACTCCAACAATTATGGCTTCCCACAACAGGCTTAACTTTAATTATTCTTTTCGGATTAGGCTTGTTAGGATTATGGTATAGTTGGCAAAAACCATGGAGTTTAAAAATAGAAATTGACGGAGAAGAGGATGATGAATCGGCGATTAAAACCTTAAAAAGTAATCAACGTCTAGCGATTGGTGATTATGATTCTGCTGCGGTGGATTATATCGAGTGTTCAGGGGAAGAAGTCCGAGGATATATCGAACGCAAACGCAATAAACTGTATTTAATTCCAACCCAGAATTTACCCTTGTTTTATCAAGATCAAGCAGTGAAGAGGCGTATCGAAATCACAAAAAAACGTTTCCGCTTAAACTGTCCACAAGATCAGGGAAAAGATTTTGAGTTTATGATTAAAGTTGAAAAATGA
- a CDS encoding DUF4351 domain-containing protein, whose protein sequence is MTTPNINHDRLFKELLSTFFLEFVELFFPEVTHYLEPKTLKFLDKEVFTDVTSGEEHKADLVAQVRFQGEDSFFLIHIEVQSSSQTEFSRRMFRYFARLYEKYYIPIYPIALFSYEKPKREEANAHQVEFPDFKVLEFNYRVVQLNRLNWRDFLRQENPVAAALMAKMQIQPEERAQVKAECLRLLATLKLNPAKMKLISGFVDSYLRLSSQEEEIFQSYIKNFQPQQQEEVMEIVTSWMEQGIEQGIEQGQKGEAITLVLRLISRRVGKITPELESAINDLTLTQLEDLAEALLDFDSVEDLEQWLQQH, encoded by the coding sequence ATGACCACTCCCAATATCAATCATGATCGTCTTTTCAAAGAACTCTTATCTACTTTTTTCTTAGAGTTCGTAGAGTTATTTTTTCCAGAAGTGACCCATTACTTAGAACCGAAAACACTCAAGTTTTTAGATAAAGAAGTCTTTACCGATGTCACCTCTGGCGAAGAACATAAAGCCGATTTAGTCGCCCAAGTTCGTTTTCAAGGAGAAGACTCTTTTTTTCTGATTCATATCGAAGTCCAATCTTCGTCTCAAACTGAATTTAGTCGGAGAATGTTTCGTTACTTTGCTCGCCTATATGAAAAATACTACATTCCCATTTATCCCATTGCTTTATTTTCCTATGAGAAACCGAAACGAGAAGAAGCAAATGCTCATCAAGTGGAATTTCCCGATTTCAAAGTTTTAGAATTTAACTATCGGGTGGTACAACTAAACCGCTTAAACTGGCGAGACTTCTTAAGACAAGAAAACCCCGTTGCTGCAGCTTTAATGGCAAAAATGCAGATTCAGCCAGAGGAAAGGGCGCAAGTCAAAGCGGAATGTTTACGCTTATTAGCGACCTTAAAATTAAATCCTGCTAAAATGAAACTGATTTCAGGATTTGTAGATAGTTATCTTCGCCTCTCATCACAAGAAGAAGAAATATTTCAAAGTTATATCAAAAATTTTCAACCCCAACAACAGGAGGAAGTCATGGAAATTGTAACCAGTTGGATGGAACAAGGAATTGAACAAGGAATTGAACAAGGACAAAAAGGAGAAGCAATCACTCTTGTTTTAAGATTAATTTCAAGACGAGTGGGAAAAATTACCCCAGAGTTAGAAAGTGCGATTAATGACCTTACTTTAACTCAGCTAGAAGATTTAGCAGAGGCTTTATTAGACTTTGATTCTGTTGAAGATTTAGAGCAATGGCTACAGCAACATTAA